The sequence below is a genomic window from Chloroflexota bacterium.
ACCGGCGATGTAGCGATTGGGATGACTGAGGCGGGAGAGGACGGAGGAGTAGGGACCGGAGCCATCAACCACAATGCCCTTCTTGATGTTGGGTGGCCAGCCACCGGGATAGTTGACCAGGATACACTTCTTACCTGCCCGTTCCGCCGCCTGCCAGATGTACTCAGCCCGCGATAACTGGTTGAGGTTATTCTTAGCGATGTTAGGAAACTTGGGGAAGATGTTGGGTCCCAGATCGTGGCGTACCTCGAAAGGTTCACCCTGAAAATGGACGCCGAAGGTGTTGTTGCCATGTGTGCCCGTCCAGGCGCCGGTAGCCAGGGAGGTCCAGTTGGTCGGTGTATCCACGGGTGGCGAGGAGTACATGGGTGAGAAGACCCCCTCGGCCATCAGTTTGGCGAAGGTGGGCATATTGCCCTCAGCCACGAACTTTTCCACCATCTCTGGCATCAGGGCATCCAGTCCGATGAGGATGACCCTCTTGGCCTTCCCGAAAAGCATAATTGATTCCTCCTAATACTTTAGTATATGCCAGTATATGCCCTCATCCCCCTGCCCCCTTCTCCCGCCTTGCGGGAGAAGGGGGAGAATAGAGGTTTGGGGATACCTCAAGCCCCAGCAGAGGGGCGAAGCCCCTCTACACTCCCTCAATCCGCGGGAGAAGGGGGAGATTTGCTAGGGCGGAGCCCTACCCTTCTTCGAAGGACTCCAAGGAGGGGGTGCCCTCCTTGACTTCCCCACCGGGGAGAATTGGCGATATTCCTAATCTGGGGGAAAATGCTCTCATCCCCCTTCTGGACTACCCCTTGCAGGAGGGTGGATCTAGGCTGTATTCCGTTTCACTCCCAGTAGTGGGGCTGCGCCCTCCTTGATCACCCCTTACTCCTGCGGGCGAAGGGGGGAGATTTGCTAGGTCGAAGACTCTTCGAGGCGGAGCCCTATCCTTCTTCGAAGGACTCCCAGGGTAGTGGGCTGCGCCCCTTCTCCTACTGGACTACCCCCCTCCCCCTCCCTTGGGAAAAGGGGACATCAGGCTAAGGGACATTCCTAGAACCTTGCCTGAGAGGCTCTACCCCTCAGGACTCCCCCGCTATTCGACCCCTTTTACTTCGAAACCCCAGCGGTCGCTTATCTTTTCTCAGCCAGCAGCTTGTTACATTGCTGTGTCAGCTCTTTGGTTGCTTCTGCTGGGCTCTTCTTGAAGGTGATCACCGCCTCAGTGGCGTTATTGATATACTGGCGGATTTCATTCACGGCAGCCAGATTGGGCATCTCGCGCTGGGTGTAGGGCATGATATCGAATGCCCCCCTGTTGACCGGGTCGGCAGCCAGGTATTCCTTGAACTTGGGGTCCTCGACGGCCGATTTGCGCAGCGGCACAAAGTCGCCAGCGACAGCCCATTGCACGGTCGCCTCACGGCTCGTCCAGAATTTGGCAAACTCCCAGGCGGCCAGCTGCTTCTCTGGTGTGCTCTTAAAAATGGCGAAGCCTGGTCCAAACATAGCTGTACTCGGCTTCTTATTATCAGCCGCTTGGGGGATCAGCGCTACATTCCATTTGAATTTGCCCTTGACGGCCTCTTTAAGGAAGGCCCGGTTGATAGCTGTCCGCATGACGAAGGCCACCTTGCCGGCGGCGAAGTCGTTGAAATCATCACCGATGGTGGGTACGATCTTGACCGCATAGCCGAGCTTTTCCTTGATGATGGTCTGCAATAACTCGTAGGTCTTCACCCCCGCCGGTTGGTCATAGAGTGTCGTCTTCCAGTCGTCGCTGAAGGGCTTGCCCCCGAAGGAGAACATTATGGCATTTATAGCGGAGGGGCCGGCCTGGATAGCATAACCCTCTTTGCCTATCTTCTTTACGGCCTTGCAGGCCTCCAGGAACTCATCCCATGTCTTCGGGGGAATAGTCTTAACGCCGGCCTCTTTCAGCATATCCTCGTTATAGTACATGATGAAGGCGTCGGCGCTGAAGGGGAAGCCGAACAGCTTATTGCCAACCTCGGGGAAATAGAAGCGCTCCACAATTTCGGGGAAGAAGTCGGCCATGCTTTCCTTGGAAAGCCCATATTTCTGGCTGGCGACATAGTTCTCCAGAGGCACGGCCACGCCGGCCTTGGCACAATTAGCGATCTGGTTCTCATAAAGTACGGCCAGGTCTGGTGTGGAGCCGGCCTGGATGCCGGCCATGACCTTTTGGAAGATCTGCGTCCAGTTGCCAGCGTACTCAGCCTTGACCTTGATGTTCGGATGTTTCTTCTGGAATTCATCGATGAGCGCCTGCTGCACCTTTGCTTGCGGTCCAGTCCAGGTATGCCAATAGACTATCTCCACCGGTCCCTTCAGTTCCACCTGATCCACTGGATTGGCAGGGGTGGGGGTGGCCGCTGGTGGCTTGGTTGGCGTCGGTGTAGCTGCAGCTACAGGTGCCTTAGTTGGTGTTGGGGTTGGGGCCGGCGCAGCTGGGACACAGGCGCTGGCGACGAAACTGAGCAGTAGAACGACGACGATCAGTTGCAACAGCTGTCTTTTCACAGCAAGTCTCCTTTCGCAGAATTAAAACACGGCACTTAAGGTACAAACAACTTCCGGTGTCTATAGTTTTGTTCATCACCCCCTGAAATCAGAGAAACGCTAAGTCTCAGCGGTGCTTAACGTAGTCTTTTCTTACGGCCAGACATTCTAGCAATGACGCATTTTTCGTAATGCGAAAAACCTTTGCGATAACATTATAAAGGCGGGCTGGAATATTTGTCAAGTATTTGTGCAGAGAGTTTCTGACAGGGACATTGACAGGAAGCTATGACCCAGGCATAATTTGGCTGTCCCGAGCCTACGAAATGATGGGACTAAAGAACGCCCTGGCCTACGGTGTGGAGATATTCACTCTCCTTTTGCTTACAGAGGAGACCGCCAGTTTCGGTCGGCTCGTTCAGGAGAAAGGGCTGAAGGCGGCCCTTGAAAAGTGGGATAGAGTGTTCAGAAGAAGGGAAGACTAGATGAAGAGATTGCTCATCGAAGGTGGCTCCATCTACACCTGCGACCCTGAGGATCGCTTTCTGGAGGATACGGATATCGCTATCAGCGATGGG
It includes:
- a CDS encoding alkaline phosphatase family protein is translated as MLFGKAKRVILIGLDALMPEMVEKFVAEGNMPTFAKLMAEGVFSPMYSSPPVDTPTNWTSLATGAWTGTHGNNTFGVHFQGEPFEVRHDLGPNIFPKFPNIAKNNLNQLSRAEYIWQAAERAGKKCILVNYPGGWPPNIKKGIVVDGSGPYSSVLSRLSHPNRYIAG
- a CDS encoding ABC transporter substrate-binding protein, which encodes MKRQLLQLIVVVLLLSFVASACVPAAPAPTPTPTKAPVAAATPTPTKPPAATPTPANPVDQVELKGPVEIVYWHTWTGPQAKVQQALIDEFQKKHPNIKVKAEYAGNWTQIFQKVMAGIQAGSTPDLAVLYENQIANCAKAGVAVPLENYVASQKYGLSKESMADFFPEIVERFYFPEVGNKLFGFPFSADAFIMYYNEDMLKEAGVKTIPPKTWDEFLEACKAVKKIGKEGYAIQAGPSAINAIMFSFGGKPFSDDWKTTLYDQPAGVKTYELLQTIIKEKLGYAVKIVPTIGDDFNDFAAGKVAFVMRTAINRAFLKEAVKGKFKWNVALIPQAADNKKPSTAMFGPGFAIFKSTPEKQLAAWEFAKFWTSREATVQWAVAGDFVPLRKSAVEDPKFKEYLAADPVNRGAFDIMPYTQREMPNLAAVNEIRQYINNATEAVITFKKSPAEATKELTQQCNKLLAEKR